In the genome of Neodiprion fabricii isolate iyNeoFabr1 chromosome 4, iyNeoFabr1.1, whole genome shotgun sequence, the window ATTAACCGCACCTTTTGTATTTCTGTACAAACATCGTCGTTAATACTAGATCTTAATGCCAATGAGTTTACGACAGATTAAGTGAAACGGTTTGCCGTTTCATTGCCGAGGAATTTCCTCGGGTTTACAAAGCCGGCTTCTGTGAGACTAGCGATTGGTGGATAGCAACGCCTAATGGTCGTCCAATTTGCCTTATATTCTTCTGACCAAGACTAATCGCCTTACGATAGCCGCGTTCAATCGCCGCGTGAATTTTACTGCACGTCTCCGCAGTCGCTGCGAATTCCACCGGACGTGATCAACGcgtttagaaattttctagCCAGGTCAAAATCGGGCCGCTGTCGCGCGCGTTTCGCAGAGCGCCACGTATATTACATGCCGCACAAGTCTGTCGAGCGATCCGAATTACGAAATTGGATCGTGCATGTGCAAATAGTTTTGCAGAAATCAGTGTGCCAATTTTTTCGCGTTCAAATAAATCCAAAgagatttatttgtaaaattgtttattgaaattagGGGGGCATGGAGAGAATAGGTAAAATTACAACGATCCATTTATTGTTCTcctaaagaaaattttctaacacTCTAACACCTCAATCAGCGTATCGTTTTTCTCCATTTAAACTCGACACGTGAATGCTTTAAACGATGTTCCGTTTTTCTGTGTCCATTTCACCTTGCGGCAAACTTTCCGCGATAGAAAAATTCTAAGTACGCGATAGTAAGATGAGAATTCTCTGTCTTGTTCTTGCTGCAAATTTGCGAGAGTCAGAGAAATAGGAGAAAAACAGTAGCATTATTATTAACTCGAAAATGAGATTTCTCTATTCACGCTCATCCTCACTGACTaattaaatgatatttttccgCAACAATCGTGATCTTCATTTCTAAACGATCAACTCGATTAATGGACACGTTACTTTAAACATGCAAGCCGTCCTTAGGTTTTTGCGAAACATTCTGGATTTTGACTAAGCGAATCCTAAAAAATTAGAACATTTCGCCCTCATAAGTCTGAGAAAATGTATACTGAACATGATACTTACTATAGTTAAAAATGCTCTCACCATTTTTCTGTACCGTATATTTCAAACTCGTTGTGTTGAGTAATAATTCTTGTATTTCCTTCTTCCAAGTTTTCTCTCTTAATTCTTACCCCAGTGTGTCGATGTTGGAGAAAATATTCTGACAAAATTGTATCTACGCTCCTGTCATCTGACGTCAGTGCACGTGTATTTAACCTTGCAATCCATCCGTCCACCTCACACCCACGCCACTACTACGAGCATAGATATGCACGTTTGAAGGTCACCTTCGTTGGTCCGGCGAACGCGCAACCACCCTGGCATAAGGTCACGCCTCTCCCCCTCCGGATCAATTCTTCTTATTATCACAGAGATTGACGTAGGAGACGATTGATTTTTTACCCACGGATTGGCTCGGTGCGGACGAAACGACGTacggataaaattttaattttttacagttattTCTATTCGgtcttcaattatttattcattcaattttcaacttaattttttagttatttaatattttgtaGAATGAACTTTAATTCGGAAAAAGTTAATTGAATTACAGTTTTTGAGACTATAAGCTTCTGGTATTAGCGTGTCTCACTTTTCCACCCCGTGCTTTGAatacttgtataatatatggtTTCTGGACTTTGCCTCGCTAATTTCGCATGgaaatgaataacaaaaattagagaacatttttcaaaataattaacgcTTCTGAATTGCGGTTTAACAAGGTCCGAATGTTTATTTACAAAGATTCTGAAaatctttataattttttaggGGGTGAAAATGAGACGGTTCAAAAATTGCTGTAGGTAACTGTCGAAAGGTTGACATTCTGGAATTCAATTCTTCGTGTACTCAAAGGATTTCgagtaaattcaaataacttcAGTTAGCACGAAGTGAATTTGAACGTCTGCGTGACTTTGACTACCCTAAACCGGCTCGAATTGAAATGACTTCGCGTGCCTCGACACAACATCAATTTACTTAAAGTGATTCGACCCGACATCACGTGACTTCGAGTCAATTCGAATGACCTCATACAATGCGATACGACTTCATGTATTTTCACAAAGTCACATCCTCAAGTGAAACCGAATTTCTCAAAGTGACCGAATGTTGAACCCCAAACGTAACCGCGTTACGCAATCGAGCAACCCCGGCATGATTACAAGAAATaataggtcaaaaaaaaaaaatcattcgcgCTCGTCCATTGCACCGAAACACCATCGGAAGGATCGCACACCGACCATCATGCAGCAGGAGCGAATGAAAGCGCATGCGCGACCGACGTTCGGAACCGTGCACGCGGAGTTGCCGGGGGGTTTCGCGAAGGGGGTTCGCGGAAgtcggagagagagagggagttTCGGGAAATGCATAAAAGAGGAGGACCGACTCTGCCGGCGCAACGCGGGTCGATGGGAAGCGCATCAGAGAGAAATGCACCTCGTCGTTGTGTTGGTGCAGGCGCAAGCCGCGTCTATGCGCCTGCATCGGTGTTCACCCGATCACACCCGCGAGTTGCGCCTGCATGGACGTTTACCAACACACACGGCACCTCCGCGTTATCGGTGTTCGCCACCGAGCGATGCACACAGAAAGCTCTTCGCCTGCAGCCGTCAGCCCGACCAGCCAAGCTGAGCCGAGTTGGGCTAGGTCAGGCCTCCCCGAGTTTCACACTGTGCCAATCGCGCGACGCGGTACCCGgaattgttgcgaaaattttcactagaaacatatattattaacgggacagattttttcatcaatcgtTCGCTCGACAGCGATATATCGCCATCGCCGCTATCCGGTAACCGAAATTCGAGTTCTCGattatcgcgatttttttttgatttttttttttttgttctttttatttgtcgCAATGTTCGCCCGATCATCGAAAGTCCGttattgacccttttatttGTCCCCTCGGAATAAACCACCGAGTAAAAGTGTCGGCgcgattcttttcttttttatttttttattttttcgttgatgtttttggttttgtttcttattcttGGCTCCCTATCTttcgctttcttttttttatccaatccTCCGCAACCTCTTTCACTATCTAATGGTTGACTTCGGTGTAACGCGTTACGAACAACTCCAAGTATAAAGTCGTCAGAGAATATACACAACGACCGAATTGGCTTTCGTTGAGTATCGATCAATCTGGAATTTTAGTGTTtcgcgaaataaaaaaaaaaataaaaatgacaatgtCGAATAAGACTGATTTGTGATGTTTATAGTGAAACTTGATGATGACTTTCGAAGTAAAACGAAGAAAGTtaaatgttaaataaaatcgaacTGGAATTATTGAcgattgtgaatgaaaatcttttttctgTGCTATCGAAAACTTCTAAACCTAACACAGACGTTGAAActatggaataaaatttctgaacaAACTGATCGAATCCGACATCATTCGATAAGAAGATAAGAAacgattgttaaaaaaaataaattacgcaTTCAACAAACGTAATGGTTACAACAACACTGTAGTAGCAAGCATTAATTTTGCCGTGTAAGATTAAAAAAGAAGTGCGGTGATCGGGTAGTATCGACGAATAAAATCAATACAGCTTGGAAATATAAATGTTGAAAACAGTGAAGCGGACGTTGAAtggctggaaaaaaaaaattttccgaaaaaatatattacgtcACAACCGTGTGAAAATAAGGAAagttgttattataataaccCAGTTACCGATAATCCCTTCGGTTTCGCTGAAAAATTACCGAATCACGTAAAGCCGCCCCTCCTCGAGTCTGaagtgttaaaaattaattcagcGCTGTAAATTCCGGATCTCGGATTAAATATATAAGAATACAATCAAGCTTAAAGAATATGCACAAAATCAGGCGATAATCTTCTCAGCcgtaatataaaattaagtgaatataagaagaaaaaattaatgcagTCGAGGACGAATGCGGATTAGGAACTTTTGGTACGTTAGCAAATTTCGGCGTTATTTTAAGCCCGAGGTGTTGCGGAAGGACCGCGTATGGAATGCGGGGTGGGAAAAGATCACAGGAGAACGGTAATGGCAGGGGATGTGAACCAACTCCGAGCAAAGAACTCCATCACTCTGCAGCGAACCGATCAATGCACAGGCCAGTTTCACTTTCGTAGCGTTAAAGGGTGCACTCAGTCACTGCACAACGTTATACCTATAACGTAACTCGCGATGCGGTCTTACCGAGCGGAGGCTAATTTTCGTTGAAGTAAATTCCGCGCTGACGAGAAAGGTAAAAGCTCTTACGAGGCTTTGGGAATTTTCTCCAAACGGAAAAAGACGCCGCGCGGCGTTCTCCAGCGTTTGTTTAACCCCGTTCTCCATCTTGAAGCAAGCCGAATTCCGATCCTAACAATCTTGGAAAAAGGAATCCGAAAACGCGGCTGCTTTTACTCTTTAGTAAAGATTTTACCGGGGGAGTTAATGCCAGCCCGTTCCTCCGTCGCGCGATTGGATTCTCCATTTTGGATTCACGCGCCCCGAAAGCCAAactcaattttcgaatttgttgTTACAGTAAAACATGGAGGGCAGCGAGTGGGATCATGGCACCCTCAGGGAAGAGGAATTCGAACAGCATGCAGTCTATTTGGTGCCCGACGTCACTCCCAGCCCCAATGACGCCAACCACGCCGAAGCCTCTCTGCCAAGGAACCTGGTCCTCAAGCCTTCCCAAGCCCTGAACGATGTAAGATTGAGCtgaatttctgaattttttgaaccGCAAAAATTGATCGGAGActcgaattttttacataatcaTCATTCTACCactgtgaaataatttattttttatgcatatattatCGATTTATCGCTGCACCAACATTAAATTGTCACAAtagtttcgaaaaaatacTCTACGGATGACcgtgatgaaaaacaaaaaaaaaaaaaaaaacaataacatcATACTTTATTTTCTGATTGTGACTgcaaaacttattttcatttctttcggTGTGTGACGATGTTAATTTCGGTGCGATATCAGATCCCCGCAGAAGTGATTTCTTGTCAAAACCAAATTTCTCTCAAAGTGCGTGAATAAAACAACGATTCACAAGCCTGAAGTGGAGTTTTTGAGATTAATGCTTTGATCGATTCTGAGAATTTGGTTACTTTTGTTTCGATCCATGCGTCATGGAGTTATTTTCTTGTGAATAGTTATCCTAACGACCAAAATCAGATCGTGGATTAACTCCGAGCCTTACTACTAACAACCGAGTCTTAGTGCTGAATAATGATCATTCATTGTTCATTtctgtatttataaaaaaatatcaactacTGCTTTATAAGAtcagagaatgaaaataagtttgcTCGTAAGTTTCTGACGCAAGCTTTAGGGGAAAAATGAACtgattatacatatgtacctaCAACGTAAACAAAATGACGTTCATTGCAACATATGTTGTTATCAATGTTCAACCACATAACTATCGTAACTATGAAATGTTTACGAGGCTAAAATTAGTAACATTAATGTATCGAAACCTTGAAACGAAAACTACTATTTTGCTCCTTTGGAATACCTGACgaagttgaatttacaaaatctgagTTTGTTGATACTGTATTAacaatttactaaatttcaagtaatccTAAAGTTGCAAAGTAACGACTTTTTCCAAAGATGCATCATTGCACTAACGTTACAAACATCAACATGATAaatgtttcttgtttttatgAAATAGACGTTTTTAAAATACGCTATTCACGCGTATCATTTCGTCATGTGTGACAGTAAGTATTGAGAAAATCATAGTCACGATGACGATACATCGTATCCGGCTATTTCTGTCAATCGATTCGTTGGCATGGGTGGGAAAAATCGGATTATATTTAGGATGAAATACTTCTTACCTGACATTTGTGTCGGTGCAGCAAATACCTTTTGTAACTAAAACAAGTTTCCTCAAAACAGTTTATGTATTGCGACGGATATATTGTCGAATTTTATTGTGTATTGCACGAGCTGAAAAATAGCGACAGACTAGAACGTTCCAACTGACATAAagctgaatttttattactgttttactttgaatttttttaaactaataaTCCGTACCGTTGATACTAGATGATAACTCGAACTTGGCAACAGTATTTGGACGGATgtttaaattttgtatatCAAAACAACCGAATACTGAAATAAGGTAAACAACAACTGAACGATTCAAGAGATTTAATGTGTGGTATTTAAAAGTCAATTTATGTTTCGTCAACTGAAAGAACCGAATactaagaaataaaatatcgaaacTAGCGAAACTAATTCCTCTCAAAATTCGATACCCGACAACGTGAAAATCCTAACTACAATACGGAAATATGTAGTCTATTTATTAATCAGAGATGCAAGCTGCTACATTGATCTAAACTGAATTTTCCGAAACTCTTGAATACCGTACAGAATTGTTGAAACTCTACTTCCAGAGGCATTTAAACTTcatggagtaaaaaaaaattgaataaataactGAGCCCAGTCATCAAAATCGTCATTTGACTGGAacaaaattcgtaaaaattacTTATTTCCCGCACCGATTTTGTGACTAGCATCGAAGCTCTTCTaagaattgtgaaaatatcaTCGGCAACTGCTCTTTCAGGTCCTTGGAGTTTGGAGTACAAGTTACATCCCGAAGGGAACTAGGTTCGGCCCTTTAGTGGGACAAGTATACACGAAGGACTCGGTGCCGGCAGACGCTAACCGGAAGTACTTCTGGAGGGTGAGTAGTACACGGTATAACATATCAGCCATAGTGCAGAGCCAACAAGATAGCCGTTACCCGCTTGCAGTCGTTACCCGTTGCATTAAACACGAAGCAAAGTTATGAGTAAGTTGATAAACCGCGTTGATAGTACGGTACATTACGCCTCATACATCTTCGTGCTTTTCCGCGGCGTTTCGCCCGCACGAGGTTCACGCCAGTTGCGGGTACCGTTAAACCCCGGAACGCCTTTTGGTTTCAATAGAAGATAGCGATCGGCGAACGATTTACATGATCCACGTGTGTAACTCGAGCAGGTTGCGTAACAATTTTGAACGGGCGATCATGCAGTCCAATCGAATTTTCTCCTGTCGTTTTCCGTCCAATGGCCCCGAGGAACGTGGAATCGGACGAAGCCCTGTCCCTTCTCTGTAATGTTATTTACCCACTCGTTTACCGTTGCTCGAAACACTTTTGAGCCTCTAACCCGCCGAGCGAAAGGTCGCTCCTTACACCGGTCGGGAACTCCGCTATGACATGCTATTTCACTGTTTTCTTCAGCTCGCTCGCCTTGCTGCCAAGAAGAACGGTTCTACTCAAGGCCGATACTCTTTCTGTTCTCTCAAGGAAACTGCAGTCAATAGCAATTATTCCCAGTCGCTTTGAACTCGTACAAATCAAAGACCGTTCGAAAGTGTTGACCGACGGAAATGAAAATGGCCGGTTCTGGCAACGGTGAGACTGATCGCAGGCCGAGTGTATGATCAGTAAAATATAATGGACTGATAATCAATGACTAAAATCGGAAACAATTAACACGCTTAATGACATCATCGAGGCATTAGACTGCAGCCATCAGCTATTGTGAGATAATGATGATAGCTGTCTCTCTAACAGTATTCTTTGTCTTCTCTGATGTTCCGTtcttattgttttcttttcttttacgcGCGGGCTTTAGAGTCCCTAATTCTTTGTTACGCGATGAGGATTTGACGGCTCTGCGCGTCACATGGGACTTACAGTTTATTTAACGATTGTAAAGCCGTTCTTCTATTATTGCTTATacgtttgtttctttttctttatggTGTGCAGGTATACAAGAACAACGAATTGTTCTACTACATCGACGGATATGACGTACAGAAATCAAATTGGATGCGGTACGTCAATCCTGCTTACTCCTCAGAGTCCCAGAACCTCATCGCTTGTCAATACAAGGTAAGCATCATCGGCGATGTTGGATTTATTCACATAACTCAGGACGACATTAGTCGATTCTTAATTCCGAAGTCGctgattaatttaaaatactttCCGAAAGACTTCCAACAGTTGATGGTACAGTTACACGGAGAAATAGAGTCTAAGGAATCAAATCACCTGGAGAGTAACTACGTTTGTTTTCATCTTACATGTTTCAgacgaatatttatttctacacCATCAAGCCAATCCTACCGAACCAAGAACTCCTTGTGTGGTATTGCAGGGAATTCGCGGAAAGGCTCAACTACCCTTTAACCGGAGAGCTGATGCTGCAAAGAATAAGTAATTATAAGTCGCTAAATGACTGCGatatgatataattgaattttcacctTTGCGGAATACTTGTATGTTGAAGAAATTGGTGTATTATTTCTGACGAAGGAATGCGACGATTGTGTTACAGGACAACAGGTTCAACAGTCGGCAATAACGACTGAAATACCAACGTCCGTTGAAACGACCCCAATGAAGGAGGGTGTGATATACGAGAGGCGTTCTCAGATGACGCCAACTGACGGCTCCGTGAGGTCGGATGAGGGTTACCACTCGAATGGCTACCACGACGAGATACTGACACCGCCCGAGGAGAGTAGTGAGTCGGATTCGGAGAACAACTACGTGTTAGACTTCAGTAAGAACGCGAAGGGTCCGAGCAGCGAGATACTGAAACAGGATAGCAGCGTGGCGAAAAACGAGTATCGTAAGGTGAAGATAAAAATCAGCAAGACgtataacaacaataacaacaacaacggcTTCAACAAGAGCATGGAAAACATACAAGAGAGGGACGAGATGTTGAGCGGTGCGACATCGCCGGACGTTCATCAGCTCCAAAAGTCAATCTCCCCGACGCTGGTCATCCAGAAGAACACGGTCTTGTCATCGTCGAACGAGGAGCCGGTCGAGAAGATGCCGAAGCAGTTCTACGAGCCGGAAGTGAAGTCCTCGGGTCTTCCGGTGCCCGGAAACCGACCCCAGTACCTGACGAGCTCCAGCAGCATACTGGAGAACATCCTCCTGCGAAGCAACACCGACAGTAACAATAACACCAGCGGGAACGGAGCAAACGGCGGCGAAAACTGCACCCCGAATTCCGTGACCCCGCCACCGTCGAGCCCGACGGAAATGGCCTATTCCTACAAGAAGTCTCACAGGTACGGTAACATCATGCCATGCAGTCCGGACTCGAGTTCGAACCTCCCGATGCAGACCGAGCTACCCGGAAACGGGGTCAACTCGACGACCGGTCTGCTCCAGAGCAACGCTGCGCTGCATTCCAGCACCGGAAGCCTGCACTCCAGCAGCTCAGGCAGCGTTGTTCTCCACTCCGGGAAGCCCCAGCGGAAGTCGAAGAGCCCATCGCCCGCCGCCACTATTCTCTACTCCACGTCATCCATCACCCAGATTCCCAGCGAGTCCAGCTCCGTCTACCTTAACACCAGTCCCAGCCTTGCCCCCATGTCGCCGGTACAGTCCCCCTATCCCTACGGCCTCTATCATCAGGGTAATCACCTCCATCACAACGTCGCCCCGCTTTCGATAAACACCGCCTACTCGCCGACCCCGACCAGCATGTACGGGGACCGGAACGAGCGCAGAATCGAGTCTCACCACCAGCTTCCCACCTCGTCGACGATGCAGATGGACGGGAACCAGGCCCTGATAACCGGCACGCACAACCTTCATCTGGGCCATCATCCCGGACTTACCATATCGAATTCGATGAACAGGTACTCCCCGGCCAGCTCGCTATCCCCCGATGATCACGGATGCTCGCAGAGCGGGGCGCTCAGTCCCAACTCCCAGGGGTCCAGGGGTTATCGGTCCCTACCCTACCCCCTCAAGAAGAAGGACGGGAAGATGCACTACGAGTGCAATGTATGCTGCAAGACATTCGGTCAGCTATCGAACCTAAAGGTTCATCTCAGGACCCACTCAGGGGAGAGACCATTCAAGTGCAACGTTTGCACGAAGAGCTTCACTCAGCTCGCTCATCTGCAGAAGCATCATCTGGTTCATAccggtaatttttttgtccattttctttcgaatgcggttcaaagttccgaatttgcaaatttcggACACTAGACCGTTACATCGAATGGTTGAAACTCCCAACGTTAccaattttcacattttatgcTTCACGGCATATGTGAAGATCATTAGTGACGTTTGGAGTTATGACCATTCGAAACTCTGATCTATGAGGAACCTTGACTCGCAccctttccttcttctttgatATTTCGTTATAGTGCCGTCGATCttatctttaattattttgttcgaTCGCGTTCTTGTTTTCCAGGCGAGAAACCGCACCAGTGTGAAATCTGCAAAAAGAGGTTCAGCTCTACGTCGAACCTCAAAACCCACCTGCGCCTCCATTCGGGGCAAAAACCCTACGCCTGCGATCTCTGTCCCGCCAAATTCACCCAGTTCGTTCATCTCAAGCTTCACAAGAGGCTTCATACCAACGAACGTCCCTATACTTGCCAGGGTTGTGACAAAAAGTACATCAGCGCTAGCGGCCTAAGGACACACTGGAAAACTACCAGCTGTCGGCCAAACAACATCGAGGATGAACTCGCTCTTGCCGCTGCCGTTGGATCACCAAACTATTATGAATATGGGCCCGATATGAGCGTGGGTAAGTTACTCCTCCGTCAAGACTGGAGAACAATGCGTGGTGGAAATGAAATCACAGAGTTAGtctgatcaaatttttctggGTAACCGGAACCACCGTTCCACTATCTCTTCACTCTTTCGTGTCACAATGTCTGATAAAAACATTTGCAAATCCGGCTTACTTCTCtgtatttagaaaattttctccgcTAATTGCCTGTACAATTAGTCAATTTGCAAGTATTCTTAGCTTATGTCAAATTCTTATATCGTGTTGAATatccaatatttattttcgatgTAACGTCACTTTCTGTTACGTAGGGTCCGACCAAACCGAGGCTTTTTTAGTTCATCAAGTTCTGcttttcgaaattaaattacTCGTTCTACTTGTCTCAGGACTCTAGGTATAATCGAGCCTTCTCGATTAGTTTGAAAAGTGTCAATTCGGATGAAATCATTcctgaaacttgaaaatctcACAAGAATCTTGCAAATATTGAGTTCAAATCAGTCGGTTGAAAATATCTTcacttttttcaacaaatttataTAACTTGAACGATTGTTGTTTTCAGGAAACATGTCGTCAAAAGAGTGTGAGCTCGAACACATCGAGAATTACGAAAGACGCAGCAACAGCGTTGGGAACAACGTAGTTGGTTCAGGAAATGCGGTAGGTGTCGGAAACGGTCACGGACACGGACCGCATTCGACGTCGTTGCACAATTTGGAAAACTCGGTGGGCAGGCCGAGCGTGATAGAGTCATCCCAACCGCACATCATCGAATGCACttaaaagaagagaaatagGCAGAGAAGCTAAAGACCGTTGAGAAAAGAGTATTAAATTAAGCTAGTTTCAGAGcgtatatattgtaataataagCGCGCAAAATCCACCCACGGACTCGGTGAATCATATAAGGTGTATGTGATATTCGGATCGAAACGGGTTTCGCGATAATTTGTGACACGGTGATTATCGGCCCTGGAATCAGGGTGAAAGCGGGCTGAAAACCCAAATTCGAAAACGATGAAGCAAAAAAGCTGAAACAAATTTGGGCCCCTCGGGGcgctttttcaaattccagAAACTTCCGACTGAGTTCTTCCCCTTCTTTCATCGACTCATTACAGATTCTGGAATAATTGATATCGATTTTTGAATGGTATGATCGAAAACGCGCCCCATTAATCCGGCTTTGTAAAAGGTGCTAATTACGTTAATCTGCAATGTGAGAACCaagagatgagaaaatttcgagGGAGTGGGAAAATCGCGATCGAAGAATCGCTCTAAAACAGGGTACCGTGTTGTTTATGGTTACGCATGCCTTGATTGTGACCCCCGCACACAAGCCAAAAATTGTGCGATTTTAAGAACGCAGCGCCACGCGTTCCGAAGAACAGAT includes:
- the LOC124180516 gene encoding PR domain zinc finger protein 1-like, with protein sequence MEGSEWDHGTLREEEFEQHAVYLVPDVTPSPNDANHAEASLPRNLVLKPSQALNDVLGVWSTSYIPKGTRFGPLVGQVYTKDSVPADANRKYFWRVYKNNELFYYIDGYDVQKSNWMRYVNPAYSSESQNLIACQYKTNIYFYTIKPILPNQELLVWYCREFAERLNYPLTGELMLQRIRQQVQQSAITTEIPTSVETTPMKEGVIYERRSQMTPTDGSVRSDEGYHSNGYHDEILTPPEESSESDSENNYVLDFSKNAKGPSSEILKQDSSVAKNEYRKVKIKISKTYNNNNNNNGFNKSMENIQERDEMLSGATSPDVHQLQKSISPTLVIQKNTVLSSSNEEPVEKMPKQFYEPEVKSSGLPVPGNRPQYLTSSSSILENILLRSNTDSNNNTSGNGANGGENCTPNSVTPPPSSPTEMAYSYKKSHRYGNIMPCSPDSSSNLPMQTELPGNGVNSTTGLLQSNAALHSSTGSLHSSSSGSVVLHSGKPQRKSKSPSPAATILYSTSSITQIPSESSSVYLNTSPSLAPMSPVQSPYPYGLYHQGNHLHHNVAPLSINTAYSPTPTSMYGDRNERRIESHHQLPTSSTMQMDGNQALITGTHNLHLGHHPGLTISNSMNRYSPASSLSPDDHGCSQSGALSPNSQGSRGYRSLPYPLKKKDGKMHYECNVCCKTFGQLSNLKVHLRTHSGERPFKCNVCTKSFTQLAHLQKHHLVHTGEKPHQCEICKKRFSSTSNLKTHLRLHSGQKPYACDLCPAKFTQFVHLKLHKRLHTNERPYTCQGCDKKYISASGLRTHWKTTSCRPNNIEDELALAAAVGSPNYYEYGPDMSVGNMSSKECELEHIENYERRSNSVGNNVVGSGNAVGVGNGHGHGPHSTSLHNLENSVGRPSVIESSQPHIIECT